Proteins from a single region of Hordeum vulgare subsp. vulgare chromosome 6H, MorexV3_pseudomolecules_assembly, whole genome shotgun sequence:
- the LOC123402859 gene encoding lysine-specific histone demethylase 1 homolog 1, with protein sequence MDEANEAQPPPDAPEAAGHLALVPMEQDEAAAAAEPMEDDAAGGDAAASAEPMEEDAPTSSPTPSAPSTTAAVDDSTVARKRRRRKKQFPGMIPTAGVRVLRASSSSGATAAHLAGIPRRRGRPPTNSSLRLARELDSEATIALAAGFPADTLSEDEVAAAVIPVIGGTDQANYLVVRNHILALWRSNPLSPVASNAALASIRAEHAPLVAAAHSFLSDHAYINFGLAPSIVSLPPIPPPSHPPPSVLIVGAGFAGLAAARHLMSLGFKVAIVEGRLRPGGRVFTKTMRSSAADYPDIAASADLGGSVLTGINGNPLGVIARQLGFPLHKVRDKCPLYLPDGRPVDPDMDGRVEAAFNQLLDKVCQLRQVIADSVPHGVDVSLGMALEAFRAAHGVAAEPEERMLLDWHLANLEYANAAPLADLSMAFWDQDDPYEMGGDHCFIPGGNSQFVRALADGVPIFYGQNVRRIQYGCDGVLVYTDKQTFRGDMALCTVPLGVLKKGDIDFVPQLPAQKREAIQRLGFGLLNKVVMLFPFDFWDGRIDTFGHLTEDSSQRGEFFLFYSYSSVSGGPLLVALVAGESAISFEKKSPMENVEKVLDTLKKIFSPMGIEVPNPLQAICTRWGTDRFSYGSYSHVAIGSSGDDYDILAESVADRVFFAGEATNRRYPATMHGALLSGYREAANIVRAARKRAKKVDSSEKIDIIYEVRDIVKDDNIDLDDLFRTPDVAFGGFSVLHDPSISEPDSASLLRVGIGARKLGSGSLFLYGLIMRKNVTELAAMEGDEQRLSTLYRDFGTKLVGLDGLGDAGESLISRIKAASKK encoded by the coding sequence ATGGACGAAGCCAACGAGGCGCAACCACCGCCTGACGCGCCCGAAGCCGCGGGGCATCTAGCTCTCGTCCCAATGGAGCAGGACGAGGCGGCCGCCGCCGCGGAGCCCATGGAGGACGACGCGGCCGGGGGAGACGCCGCGGCGTCCGCGGAGCCCATGGAGGAGGACGCGCCCACGTCCTCCCCGACCCCGTCCGCCCCCTCCACCACCGCGGCCGTCGATGACTCCACCGTCGCGCGGAAGCGCCGCCGCCGCAAGAAGCAGTTCCCCGGCATGATCCCCACGGCCGGCGTCCGCGTCCTCCGCGCTTCCTCCTCGTCGGGGGCCACCGCGGCGCATCTCGCCGGCATCCCGCGCCGCCGCGGGCGCCCGCCTACCAACTCCTCCCTCCGCCTGGCGCGGGAGCTGGATTCCGAGGCCACCATCGCGCTCGCGGCGGGATTCCCCGCGGACACCCTCTCCGAGGACGAGGTAGCCGCCGCCGTCATCCCAGTTATAGGTGGCACGGACCAGGCCAACTACCTCGTCGTACGTAACCATATTCTCGCGCTCTGGCGCTCTAATCCCCTCTCCCCCGTTGCGTCCAACGCCGCGCTCGCATCCATTCGCGCCGAGCACGCGCCCCTCGTCGCCGCTGCACACTCTTTCCTGTCGGACCATGCCTACATCAATTTTGGCCTCGCCCCCTCCATTGTCTCCCTACCCCCAatcccccctccctcccatccTCCCCCTTCTGTCCTCATTGTAGGTGCTGGCTTTGCTGGCCTCGCCGCCGCACGCCACCTTATGTCCCTTGGCTTCAAGGTTGCCATTGTCGAAGGCCGACTCCGCCCAGGTGGCCGTGTGTTTACTAAGACAATGAGGTCCTCTGCTGCAGACTATCCTGACATTGCTGCTTCTGCTGATCTGGGAGGCAGTGTGCTCACTGGTATTAATGGGAATCCCCTTGGTGTCATAGCGCGGCAGCTTGGGTTCCCACTTCACAAGGTGCGGGACAAGTGCCCGTTGTATCTTCCGGATGGCCGCCCAGTCGACCCTGACATGGATGGTCGTGTTGAAGCTGCCTTTAACCAGCTTCTTGACAAGGTTTGCCAGCTGCGGCAGGTTATCGCAGATAGTGTCCCACACGGTGTGGATGTGTCACTTGGCATGGCACTCGAGGCATTCCGGGCAGCGCATGGTGTTGCCGCTGAGCCAGAGGAACGGATGCTTCTTGATTGGCATCTGGCCAACCTGGAGTATGCCAATGCCGCTCCTCTTGCTGATCTCTCCATGGCCTTCTGGGACCAGGATGATCCATACGAAATGGGTGGTGACCATTGCTTTATACCTGGTGGCAATTCCCAATTTGTCCGAGCGCTTGCTGATGGTGTCCCGATATTCTATGGACAGAATGTGCGAAGGATACAGTATGGGTGTGATGGTGTGTTGGTCTACACTGATAAGCAGACATTCCGTGGTGATATGGCGCTCTGCACTGTTCCCCTTGGTGTGCTTAAGAAGGGGGACATTGATTTTGTGCCGCAGCTGCCAGCTCAGAAACGAGAGGCCATTCAGAGATTGGGTTTTGGGCTTCTTAATAAGGTTGTGATGTTATTCCCTTTTGACTTCTGGGATGGCAGGATTGATACATTTGGGCATTTGACTGAGGACTCTAGTCAACGAGGTGAATTTTTCCTGTTCTATAGCTATTCTTCAGTCTCAGGAGGTCCACTGCTTGTTGCCCTTGTTGCTGGGGAATCTGCTATCAGTTTTGAGAAGAAGTCACCAATGGAAAATGTTGAGAAGGTGTTAGACACACTTAAAAAAATCTTTTCACCCATGGGGATCGAGGTACCAAACCCACTGCAGGCAATATGCACTCGGTGGGGCACTGACAGGTTTTCATATGGATCATATTCCCATGTGGCTATTGGGTCATCtggtgatgattatgatattttggCTGAGAGTGTTGCTGATAGAGTCTTCTTCGCTGGGGAGGCAACAAATAGGCGGTACCCTGCAACAATGCATGGAGCTCTGCTTAGTGGGTACAGAGAGGCTGCCAATATTGTAAGAGCCGCTAGAAAGAGAGCAAAAAAGGTTGACTCATCTGAGAAAATAGATATCATTTATGAAGTCAGAGATATTGTTAAAGATGACAACATTGATTTGGATGATCTCTTTCGCACCCCTGATGTTGCTTTTGGTGGCTTCTCAGTTCTGCATGACCCATCTATATCTGAACCTGATTCAGCATCATTGCTGCGTGTTGGAATTGGTGCCAGAAAGTTAGGCTCTGGTTCACTTTTCCTGTACGGCCTAATAATGCGGAAGAATGTAACTGAGCTAGCTGCAATGGAAGGCGACGAGCAGCGGTTGAGTACACTGTACCGAGATTTTGGGACAAAACTCGTGGGATTGGATGGCTTGGGTGATGCTGGGGAAAGCCTCATATCACGGATAAAGGCTGCTTCTAAGAAGTAG